The stretch of DNA GATCGATGACCAGCGTGCCGGTCACGTCGCCGAAGATGCCGGTATATTTGCTGAAGCCGAGGTGATCGACTTCCCACACGACCATCGTGTGGAGCGGATCGGCGGCGTAGGTGCCCGCGGTGACGCGCGTCTTGTCGGGCGCGCCGGGGGCGGAGCCGCCCTGCGCGAGGACGATCGGGGTCGCGACGACGGCGAGTGCGAGGGCGGCGAGGGGGACGATGCGACGCATGAGGAAGTCTCCTGTTGAGGAAGGCGCGAAGCTAGGCGAAGGCGAGGGAGGGCGTCAATAAGCCCGACGGAAACGCAGCGTTGCGATTTCGTCCCACGGCAGCGCGCCGTCGCAAGGCGCTTGTGCCGCGCCCGCTTTCATGCTGCAATGCGGTAAGTTACGGAAGCTGGGCACGAAGGCTGGGGGGCCGACGTCGATGGATAGCTTGTTCGTCCGCGAAGCGGGCGAGGTCGAAAATGCCTTTCTGGCGGCGCCGTTCGAGGAGGACGGCTGGAACGCGGCGCTGCGCCTGTTCGCGCGGCGGACCGGATCGTCGCGCGCGCAATTGCTGGGGCTGGGCGACGACGCGACTTTGTTCAACTTCATGCCCGATATCGACCCCGCCTATCAGCGCGAGTTCGTGGAAATCGAGGGATGGCGGCCCGAGGTCAACTGGCGCGTCGCCGCGAGCGGCCGCCCGCTCGAGATATTGAGCGAGGCGCATTACGACATCGCGCGCCAGCACAGCGGCACCGACGATTATGAAGAGCATATCCGCAAGTGGGACGGCGTCCACGGCTGCCAGACCGTGCTGGTCGAGGGCGAGGGGCTGCTCGTCGGGCTGGCGGCGCTGCGGTCCGAGCGCGACGGCCGCACCGGGCGGCGCGACCGCAAGCTGTTCGCCGCGGGCGCGACCTATGCGCTGGCGGCGGTCCGCATGCAGCAGGCGATGGCGCAGCGCGGCGCGGCGATGACCGTCGGCGCGTTCGACGCGATCGGCGTCGCGGCCTTCCTGATCGATCGCCAGGGCGCGGTCGCCGCGCTGTCGGCGGCGGCCGAGGCGATCGTCGGCGACGGTGCGGGCGGGGCGCTGCGCCTGCGCCGCGGCCGGCTGGGCGCTGCGC from Sphingopyxis sp. CCNWLW2 encodes:
- a CDS encoding helix-turn-helix transcriptional regulator; its protein translation is MDSLFVREAGEVENAFLAAPFEEDGWNAALRLFARRTGSSRAQLLGLGDDATLFNFMPDIDPAYQREFVEIEGWRPEVNWRVAASGRPLEILSEAHYDIARQHSGTDDYEEHIRKWDGVHGCQTVLVEGEGLLVGLAALRSERDGRTGRRDRKLFAAGATYALAAVRMQQAMAQRGAAMTVGAFDAIGVAAFLIDRQGAVAALSAAAEAIVGDGAGGALRLRRGRLGAARRDADAALQAALGRALNGEAMQQQWIGSPQEGGGESGGLLCEIFRLPRREWDFGFDPRVLVVARRAADIPAMRIVPLRAALGLTEAEAEIALHLANGEAREEIAAGRGTSTQTLSTQIKSILRKSDVTREAELTALVNRLLR